A stretch of Chitinophaga caeni DNA encodes these proteins:
- the nagB gene encoding glucosamine-6-phosphate deaminase: MTINHQEIELIDSFEQIAVEIHPAAKEGSQAVAQQIAALIREKQAANEPCVLGLATGSTPKYLYTELVRLHKEEGLSFKNVVTFNLDEYYPIEPDALQSYNRFMKEHLFNHVDIPEGNYHIPDGTVPKEKIKAYCEAYERKIEEVGGIDVQILGIGNNGHIGFNEPGSNINSHTRLITLDNTTRLANAYEFPNMSQVPRLAITMGISSIMRAKRVILMAWGSHKAKIVRRSVEGHSTDQVPASLLQQHPNCQFVIDEQAAQELTRYKEPWLTGDCEWTPKLIRKAVTSLALKLNKSILMLTDRDYNENGLNDLVVQYGSAYELNIEQFNGIRDTITGWPGGKPGANLPNHPERSEPASKRVLIFSPHPDDDIISMGGTFIRLHEQGHDVHVAYQTSGNIAVTDEFVLRFIDFAVGFDKMFEIDSNKSSKVLEEAKAFLKIKKPSQKDTPEIRAIKGLIRRCEAKATCRYVGVEDNAHFLNLPFYETGLVEKKPMGEEDIQITVDLLQKLKPQQIYCAGDLADPHGTHKVCLDIIFAALERLKNEDWIKDCWVWLYKGAWQEWDIHEIEMAVPMSPDQVMQKRLGIFIHQSQKDVVPFQGTDLREFWQRAEDRNANTAELYDKLGLQKYAAMEAFVRYHFL; the protein is encoded by the coding sequence ATGACCATCAATCACCAGGAAATTGAACTGATCGACAGTTTTGAACAAATTGCCGTTGAGATTCATCCTGCCGCCAAGGAAGGCTCCCAAGCGGTAGCCCAGCAAATTGCGGCACTCATCCGGGAAAAGCAGGCAGCCAACGAACCTTGCGTGCTCGGCCTTGCTACCGGCTCCACACCGAAATACTTATACACGGAGTTGGTAAGGCTGCACAAAGAGGAAGGACTTAGCTTCAAAAACGTTGTAACTTTTAACCTGGACGAATACTATCCCATTGAGCCGGATGCTTTACAAAGCTATAACCGCTTCATGAAGGAGCATTTATTTAACCATGTTGACATCCCCGAAGGAAACTACCACATCCCTGACGGAACTGTGCCTAAAGAAAAGATTAAAGCTTATTGCGAAGCTTATGAACGCAAAATTGAAGAAGTAGGTGGTATCGATGTACAGATCTTGGGTATCGGTAACAACGGCCATATCGGCTTTAACGAACCGGGCTCCAATATCAACTCGCATACGCGCCTTATAACTTTAGACAATACCACCCGCCTTGCCAACGCTTACGAATTCCCTAACATGAGCCAAGTGCCAAGGTTAGCCATTACCATGGGTATCAGCTCGATCATGAGGGCCAAACGCGTTATCCTGATGGCTTGGGGTTCCCATAAAGCGAAAATCGTTCGCCGCTCTGTTGAAGGTCATAGTACCGATCAGGTGCCGGCTTCCCTGTTGCAGCAACATCCTAATTGCCAGTTCGTGATCGACGAACAAGCAGCGCAAGAATTGACCAGGTACAAGGAACCTTGGTTGACAGGGGATTGCGAATGGACACCGAAGTTGATCCGCAAAGCTGTTACCAGCCTAGCGTTGAAATTGAATAAATCCATCCTGATGTTGACGGATCGCGATTACAATGAAAATGGATTGAATGATCTCGTTGTACAATACGGTTCCGCCTACGAATTAAACATCGAACAATTTAACGGTATCCGCGACACCATTACGGGTTGGCCAGGAGGTAAACCGGGCGCGAACTTGCCGAACCACCCGGAACGTTCAGAACCCGCCAGCAAACGCGTGCTGATCTTCTCCCCCCACCCAGATGATGATATTATCTCTATGGGTGGCACTTTCATCCGCCTGCACGAGCAGGGTCACGATGTACATGTCGCTTATCAAACATCCGGTAACATCGCCGTGACCGATGAATTTGTATTGCGTTTCATCGATTTCGCCGTAGGTTTCGACAAAATGTTCGAAATTGATAGCAACAAGAGCTCTAAAGTTTTAGAAGAAGCTAAAGCATTCTTGAAAATCAAGAAACCATCCCAAAAAGATACACCGGAGATCCGCGCGATCAAAGGCCTGATCCGCCGCTGCGAAGCTAAAGCTACCTGCCGCTACGTAGGTGTGGAAGACAATGCACACTTCTTAAACCTACCTTTCTACGAAACAGGTTTGGTGGAGAAAAAGCCAATGGGTGAAGAAGATATCCAAATCACCGTGGATCTATTACAAAAATTAAAACCGCAGCAAATTTATTGCGCGGGCGACTTAGCCGATCCGCATGGCACGCACAAGGTATGCTTGGATATTATATTCGCGGCATTGGAGCGCTTGAAAAACGAAGATTGGATCAAGGATTGTTGGGTTTGGTTATATAAAGGCGCTTGGCAAGAATGGGACATCCATGAAATTGAGATGGCCGTACCGATGAGCCCCGACCAAGTAATGCAAAAACGCCTTGGTATCTTCATCCACCAAAGTCAGAAAGACGTGGTTCCTTTCCAAGGAACTGATTTGCGCGAGTTCTGGCAACGTGCAGAAGATAGGAATGCGAATACAGCGGAACTTTATGACAAACTCGGTTTGCAGAAATATGCAGCGATGGAAGCATTTGTTCGCTACCATTTCTTGTAA
- a CDS encoding DNA recombination protein RmuC: MMTLLYVLAALVAGTLLGYFIAISTKNRNSVDKHLYDDLNKNYQQVQLQQTQSVSKTTLEQLYVSKELHLHTLKQIQEQKFEKDELQRYLQAKDSELVQLHTACASLKKENENLQDKMSDFKEEVVRLQELSEEKFKNLATEILNHNSKEFALNNKSNMDILLNPLKQDITQFKKTIEETRKEDIQDITSLKKELEALQKMNQQLSGDAQRLSKALQSDVKVQGNWGEDRLKLILEAEGLEKYIDYSTQGAFKDTEENITRKPDLILNLPGGQHIIIDSKVSLNAYIQYFNAQDNNEKKSYLQQLAKNIIHHIDDLSAKNYQHLQGLNAPPFVFMFMHFESALSLALNENPDIFDRALKKNIVIITPTTLVAAMKMVKMIWQKENRVKNVEEIFKQCGALHDKFVSFLEDMSRLGDSLQSANNSYTKALNKLSEGARRGDTITGKIDNIKRLEAKTTKQIPQQFISDISLLEDDFAGSRDAEADVEEDA; encoded by the coding sequence ATGATGACCTTATTATATGTATTGGCAGCACTAGTTGCCGGAACATTACTCGGATATTTCATTGCCATATCAACAAAGAATAGAAATAGTGTTGATAAGCATTTGTATGATGATTTAAACAAGAATTACCAGCAAGTACAACTCCAGCAAACTCAATCCGTTTCAAAAACAACATTGGAACAATTGTACGTTTCCAAAGAATTGCACCTACATACGTTGAAACAAATTCAAGAACAAAAATTCGAAAAGGATGAATTGCAAAGGTATTTACAGGCCAAGGATTCCGAGCTCGTCCAGTTGCATACGGCATGCGCCAGTTTGAAAAAAGAAAATGAAAACTTGCAAGATAAAATGTCCGATTTCAAGGAGGAAGTGGTACGCTTACAGGAATTATCTGAAGAGAAATTTAAAAATCTTGCTACCGAAATACTGAACCACAACAGTAAAGAATTTGCATTGAATAATAAGAGCAATATGGATATCCTGCTGAACCCTTTAAAACAGGATATTACCCAGTTCAAAAAAACGATTGAAGAAACCCGCAAAGAAGACATCCAGGATATTACCAGCCTAAAGAAAGAACTGGAAGCCTTGCAAAAGATGAATCAGCAATTAAGCGGGGACGCACAAAGACTTTCTAAAGCTTTACAATCTGATGTAAAAGTTCAAGGCAACTGGGGCGAGGACAGGCTGAAACTTATCCTAGAAGCGGAAGGCCTGGAGAAATATATCGATTACAGTACCCAGGGCGCGTTCAAAGACACGGAAGAAAACATTACCCGTAAGCCCGATCTCATCCTGAACCTGCCGGGTGGCCAACACATCATCATCGATAGTAAAGTTTCGCTCAACGCGTATATACAATATTTTAACGCGCAAGATAATAATGAGAAAAAAAGTTATTTACAACAATTAGCGAAGAATATCATCCACCATATTGATGATCTTTCCGCTAAAAACTACCAGCACTTGCAGGGACTCAATGCCCCTCCTTTCGTATTCATGTTCATGCATTTCGAATCTGCCTTAAGTTTAGCGCTCAACGAGAACCCGGATATATTTGACCGAGCCTTGAAGAAGAATATTGTTATCATCACGCCTACCACCTTAGTAGCAGCTATGAAAATGGTGAAAATGATTTGGCAGAAGGAAAACAGGGTTAAAAATGTTGAAGAAATCTTTAAACAATGCGGCGCCCTTCATGATAAATTCGTCAGCTTCCTAGAAGATATGAGTAGGTTGGGCGATAGCTTGCAATCTGCTAATAATTCTTATACCAAGGCTTTGAATAAACTAAGTGAGGGCGCCAGGAGAGGCGATACTATTACCGGGAAGATCGATAATATCAAACGGCTGGAAGCCAAAACAACTAAACAAATCCCGCAACAATTCATTAGCGATATCAGTTTATTGGAGGATGATTTTGCCGGGAGTAGAGACGCGGAAGCTGATGTAGAAGAAGATGCCTAA
- a CDS encoding phytanoyl-CoA dioxygenase family protein, with amino-acid sequence MINPKEFLENEGYLIIPNVFSQQEVACIQSLLNSKIDPCAEGTAIHATRKILHEIPSLAALIKPGLQKYFDPILPGSKYFPVKSIYFDKPAHSNWFVSYHQDLTISVSKQVATPKYSKWTKKNGYFSVQPPIELLQQVYTCRIHLDNTTGDNGALRVVPGSHKQGLIPPDQFDQYRTKEVICNVPAGGIMIMQPLILHSSGRSKGGLSRRVLHIEYAAMDLPGELEWEEKIIL; translated from the coding sequence ATGATTAACCCGAAAGAGTTCTTGGAAAACGAAGGGTACCTTATTATACCAAATGTATTCTCGCAACAGGAAGTTGCTTGTATACAATCATTATTAAATAGCAAGATAGATCCTTGCGCTGAAGGTACCGCCATCCATGCTACAAGGAAAATCCTGCATGAAATCCCGAGTTTGGCGGCACTTATAAAGCCGGGGCTACAAAAATATTTTGATCCGATCTTACCGGGTTCAAAATATTTTCCTGTTAAATCAATTTACTTTGATAAGCCCGCTCATTCCAACTGGTTTGTAAGCTACCACCAAGATTTAACTATATCTGTCAGCAAGCAGGTAGCAACTCCAAAATATTCCAAATGGACAAAGAAAAACGGTTATTTTTCGGTTCAGCCACCTATTGAATTATTACAACAAGTTTACACTTGCAGGATACATTTAGATAATACAACCGGAGACAACGGGGCGCTCCGCGTGGTACCCGGGAGCCATAAGCAAGGCCTTATTCCACCCGATCAGTTCGATCAATACAGGACCAAGGAGGTTATATGTAATGTTCCGGCGGGTGGTATAATGATTATGCAACCTTTAATCCTGCATTCATCCGGCAGGAGTAAAGGAGGTTTAAGCCGCAGGGTTTTACACATTGAATATGCTGCGATGGACTTACCCGGGGAATTAGAATGGGAAGAGAAGATCATTTTGTAG
- a CDS encoding GNAT family N-acetyltransferase: protein MSSLLAFPVLQTARLSLVPINPKHLEDIFKLFSDTRVTQFYNLHPFRQLHEAQHFIDYYAKRFQEQKGVRWGITIQGATKLIGTVGFNHFTPNHRSNIGYDLHPDYWNKGFMTEALKRVIQFGMEQLQVNRIEAEVMPGNTSSIKVLEKLGFYREAMLKDWMYFDQKHFDMYMFVLLRKKYEAMTIS from the coding sequence ATGTCATCATTATTAGCATTTCCCGTACTTCAAACAGCGAGGTTATCATTGGTGCCTATCAATCCTAAACACCTCGAAGATATTTTTAAATTGTTCAGCGACACGCGCGTTACGCAATTTTATAACCTGCATCCTTTCCGGCAATTGCATGAAGCGCAACACTTTATTGATTATTATGCCAAGCGTTTTCAAGAGCAGAAAGGTGTCCGTTGGGGTATCACGATTCAAGGTGCAACGAAATTGATCGGTACGGTCGGGTTCAACCATTTTACGCCGAACCACCGTTCCAATATAGGCTATGACCTTCATCCCGATTATTGGAACAAGGGCTTTATGACGGAAGCATTAAAACGTGTCATTCAATTTGGAATGGAACAATTACAGGTCAACCGCATCGAAGCGGAAGTTATGCCCGGTAATACGTCATCTATAAAGGTGCTGGAGAAGTTGGGCTTTTACAGGGAAGCTATGCTCAAAGACTGGATGTATTTCGATCAAAAACATTTCGATATGTATATGTTCGTCTTGTTGAGAAAGAAATATGAAGCGATGACAATATCATAA
- a CDS encoding NAD-dependent epimerase/dehydratase family protein, protein MQTILGAGGIIGIELAKALTQYTTDIRIVARNPQKVNETDQVFKADLLNPGETFRAIEGSEVVYLTVGLKYQAKVWQEQWPILMQNVINACIRTGAKLVFFDNVYMYGKVDGWMTEESIMRPNSKKGKVRTRLISMLQDEMHKNTFPILIARSVDFYGPGTKNSVTNLIFDNIRDGKKPQWLVDINVPHSLTYTPDAGKATALLGNTPDAYNQIWHLPTDPEKITMKSFIHQALEAAGLPQKIGIFPPWLLTIAGLFNTNIREIKEMLYQYDSPYLFDSSKFEKRFGKMYTPYSEGIQYMIQYNRQKR, encoded by the coding sequence ATGCAGACGATATTAGGAGCCGGCGGTATTATTGGCATCGAGCTTGCAAAAGCCCTCACCCAATACACGACAGACATTAGGATAGTAGCTAGGAATCCACAGAAAGTTAACGAGACAGACCAGGTCTTCAAAGCAGATTTATTAAACCCGGGTGAAACATTCCGCGCCATCGAAGGCTCTGAAGTCGTTTACCTAACGGTTGGATTAAAATACCAGGCAAAAGTATGGCAAGAGCAATGGCCTATCTTGATGCAAAATGTTATCAATGCCTGTATCCGTACCGGCGCAAAATTAGTGTTCTTCGATAACGTATACATGTATGGCAAAGTAGATGGATGGATGACGGAAGAAAGCATTATGCGCCCTAATAGCAAGAAAGGAAAAGTGCGTACCCGCCTTATAAGTATGCTCCAGGACGAGATGCATAAGAACACGTTCCCTATTTTAATCGCGCGTTCGGTAGACTTCTACGGACCGGGAACTAAAAACAGCGTTACGAATTTAATATTTGATAATATCCGCGATGGCAAAAAGCCACAATGGCTCGTTGATATCAATGTGCCCCACTCCTTAACTTATACGCCCGATGCCGGCAAAGCAACCGCACTACTGGGAAACACCCCGGATGCTTATAATCAAATTTGGCATTTACCAACCGACCCGGAAAAAATTACGATGAAGTCATTCATTCATCAAGCCTTGGAAGCTGCGGGACTGCCCCAAAAAATCGGTATTTTCCCTCCTTGGTTACTTACGATTGCAGGCTTGTTTAATACCAATATCCGCGAGATCAAGGAAATGTTGTACCAATACGACTCACCGTATCTTTTCGATAGTTCCAAGTTCGAGAAAAGGTTCGGGAAGATGTATACGCCGTACAGTGAGGGTATTCAATATATGATTCAATATAACCGGCAAAAAAGGTAG